A single region of the Musa acuminata AAA Group cultivar baxijiao chromosome BXJ1-11, Cavendish_Baxijiao_AAA, whole genome shotgun sequence genome encodes:
- the LOC135597323 gene encoding SWR1 complex subunit 2-like isoform X2, with translation MTESEEEPVLLERSARLTRGKRMSKLLDNAIEQDEIFWNQDALKEEENDENYEEEVEAADEFDSDFNDDEPDPDEETEVVAEDKLPVKKRLIFPGKPATKKKNKKKVLLKLENTPEDEKLSKKSPPSENQDLPDDIEGERTVRKSTRTSVIVRQAEREIRAALQASMKPIKRKKEGEEKRMTQEEMLLEAAQTEIMNLRNLERVLAREEEVKKKAVVHKAVYDGPQIRFTSRNGESYLEFIKGASFQSEICTSSVPYPRKSFCVITGLPAKYRDPKTGLPYATLEAFKLIRERFTKQETDQKQLGKIDMGDLFDAISNEGFLSTRSRRDAGIMRRPTDLRLGAQFRRIPALEMLDQD, from the exons ATGACGGAGTCCGAAGAGGAACCCGTACTCCTCGAGCGTTCTGCTCGACTTACCAGAGGGAAGAG AATGTCCAAGTTGCTTGATAATGCGATTGAACAGGATGAAATATTCTGGAATCAAGATGCTCTTAAAGAG GAAGAGAACGATGAAAATTATGAAGAAGAAGTGGAAGCTGCTGATGAATTTgatagtgattttaatgatgac GAACCTGATCCTGACGAAGAAACTGAAGTTGTTGCCGAAGACAA GTTACCTGTCAAAAAGCGGCTAATATTCCCTGGAAAGCCAgcaacaaagaagaaaaataaaaaaaaggttctCTTGAAGCTGGAAAATACACCAGAAGATGAGAAATTGTCCAAGAAATCTCCCCCCTCTGAAAATCAGGATTTACCTGACGACATAGAAGGTGAGAGAACAGTGAGAAAGTCAACTAGGACATCAGTGATTGTGCGACAGGCAGAAAGAGAAATACGTGCAGCATTGCAGGCATCCATGAAG CCaatcaagagaaaaaaagaaggcgAGGAAAAACGGATGACACAAGAAGAGATGCTTTTGGAAGCGGCTCAAACAG AaattatgaatttgagaaatttagaaCGCGTACTGGCAAGGGAAGAAGAAGTCAAGAAAAAGGCTGTTGTGCATAAAGCAGTCTATGATGGTCCTCAAATACGATTTACATCAAGAAATG GTGAATCATATCTAGAATTCATCAAGGGTGCATCTTTTCAGTCAGAAATTTGTACATCATCAGTTCCCT atCCAAGGAAATCTTTTTGTGTGATCACTGGATTGCCTGCTAA ATATCGTGACCCAAAGACAGGACTACCTTATGCGACACTGGAAGCTTTCAAATTAATTCGAGAAAG ATTCACAAAACAGGAAACCGATCAGAAGCAACTGGGAAAGATAGATATGGGAGATCTATTTGATGCAATTTCTAATGAAGGATTTTTATCCACTCGGAGTAGAAGGGATGCTGGGATAATGAGAAGGCCAACCGATCTTCGATTAGGAGCTCAATTCCGAAGAATACCAGCTCTAGAAATGCTTGATCAAGATTAA
- the LOC135597323 gene encoding SWR1 complex subunit 2-like isoform X1 has protein sequence MTESEEEPVLLERSARLTRGKRMSKLLDNAIEQDEIFWNQDALKEEENDENYEEEVEAADEFDSDFNDDEPDPDEETEVVAEDKLPVKKRLIFPGKPATKKKNKKKVLLKLENTPEDEKLSKKSPPSENQDLPDDIEGERTVRKSTRTSVIVRQAEREIRAALQASMKPIKRKKEGEEKRMTQEEMLLEAAQTEIMNLRNLERVLAREEEVKKKAVVHKAVYDGPQIRFTSRNGESYLEFIKGASFQSEICTSSVPYPRKSFCVITGLPAKCICSVMKLSVCMIPGGAYFALKIHRDAHKKRINSRYRDPKTGLPYATLEAFKLIRERFTKQETDQKQLGKIDMGDLFDAISNEGFLSTRSRRDAGIMRRPTDLRLGAQFRRIPALEMLDQD, from the exons ATGACGGAGTCCGAAGAGGAACCCGTACTCCTCGAGCGTTCTGCTCGACTTACCAGAGGGAAGAG AATGTCCAAGTTGCTTGATAATGCGATTGAACAGGATGAAATATTCTGGAATCAAGATGCTCTTAAAGAG GAAGAGAACGATGAAAATTATGAAGAAGAAGTGGAAGCTGCTGATGAATTTgatagtgattttaatgatgac GAACCTGATCCTGACGAAGAAACTGAAGTTGTTGCCGAAGACAA GTTACCTGTCAAAAAGCGGCTAATATTCCCTGGAAAGCCAgcaacaaagaagaaaaataaaaaaaaggttctCTTGAAGCTGGAAAATACACCAGAAGATGAGAAATTGTCCAAGAAATCTCCCCCCTCTGAAAATCAGGATTTACCTGACGACATAGAAGGTGAGAGAACAGTGAGAAAGTCAACTAGGACATCAGTGATTGTGCGACAGGCAGAAAGAGAAATACGTGCAGCATTGCAGGCATCCATGAAG CCaatcaagagaaaaaaagaaggcgAGGAAAAACGGATGACACAAGAAGAGATGCTTTTGGAAGCGGCTCAAACAG AaattatgaatttgagaaatttagaaCGCGTACTGGCAAGGGAAGAAGAAGTCAAGAAAAAGGCTGTTGTGCATAAAGCAGTCTATGATGGTCCTCAAATACGATTTACATCAAGAAATG GTGAATCATATCTAGAATTCATCAAGGGTGCATCTTTTCAGTCAGAAATTTGTACATCATCAGTTCCCT atCCAAGGAAATCTTTTTGTGTGATCACTGGATTGCCTGCTAA ATGCATTTGTTCAGTTATGAAGTTATCTGTTTGTATGATTCCTGGAGGTGCATATTTTGCTCTCAAGATACATCGAGACGCACACAAAAAGAGAATAAACAGTAG ATATCGTGACCCAAAGACAGGACTACCTTATGCGACACTGGAAGCTTTCAAATTAATTCGAGAAAG ATTCACAAAACAGGAAACCGATCAGAAGCAACTGGGAAAGATAGATATGGGAGATCTATTTGATGCAATTTCTAATGAAGGATTTTTATCCACTCGGAGTAGAAGGGATGCTGGGATAATGAGAAGGCCAACCGATCTTCGATTAGGAGCTCAATTCCGAAGAATACCAGCTCTAGAAATGCTTGATCAAGATTAA
- the LOC135597324 gene encoding mRNA-decapping enzyme-like protein: MLQNRKVTPNLDQQSTKALNLIVLQRGDPFVEEILMTATHVTLYEFSIDLNQWSRKDVEGSLFVVKRNTQPRFQFIVMNRRNADNLVEDLLGDFEYEVQVPYLLYRNAAQEVNGIWFYDSHDCESVANLFSRILNAYSKVPPKPKVPLTKSEFEELEAVPSLSITEGPFEPPPSCAATPINDVQDDLSVFFSAAMNVGNATISGQFPLPSAAIPVSSHISSVIPTALPTIQSAPVPISATPIPISTTPLMLPIDTNESSIGSSKLAANLVKPSFFSPMPSSSALVMPPISSSVPTVPPIHPPVTMQRPYGTPLRQPFPPPTPSASLTPAPNYGPVITRDKVRDAFLRLVQNNDFIDMVYREMLNVHYP, encoded by the exons ATGCTGCAGAACCGGAAGGTGACGCCCAATCTTGATCAGCAGAGCACCAAAGCCCTCAATCTCATTGTCCTCCAGCGCGGCGACCCCTTCGTGGAGGAGATCCTGATGACCGCCACCCACGTCACCTTGTACGAGTTCAGCATCGACCTCAACCAATGG AGCCGGAAGGATGTTGAGGGATCGCTCTTTGTCGTGAAGAG GAACACGCAACCTAGATTTCAATTCATTGTCATGAATCGACGCAATGCAG ATAATTTGGTGGAAGATCTATTGGGAGATTTTGAATATGAAGTCCAGGTTCCATATCTCTTATATCGAAATGCTGCTCAAGAAGTAAATGGTATATGGTTTTATGATTCACATGACTGTGAATCAGTAGCAAATCTTTTCAGCAG AATCCTTAATGCTTATTCCAAAGTACCTCCAAAGCCTAAAGTACCATTGACTAAAAG TGAGTTTGAAGAGCTCGAAGCAGTGCCTAGTTTATCAATCACTGAAGGCCCTTTTGAGCCTCCACCTTCGTGTGCTGCTACACCAATTAATGACGTCCAAGATGATCTCTCTGTCTTCTTCAGT GCTGCTATGAATGTTGGAAATGCAACCATATCAGGGCAATTCCCACTTCCTTCTGCAGCTATTCCTGTATCTTCCCACATATCAAGTGTCATTCCAACTGCATTGCCAACAATACAGTCTGCACCCGTTCCAATATCCGCCACCCCCATTCCAATATCCACCACGCCTTTGATGCTTCCCATTGATACTAATGAATCTAGCATTGGAAGCAGTAAGCTTGCTGCAAATCTTGTGAAACCTTCATTTTTTTCGCCAATGCCATCTTCATCTGCATTGGTAATGCCTCCTATATCATCTTCCGTGCCAACTGTTCCACCAATCCATCCTCCAGTGACTATGCAGCGACCATATGGCACTCCGTTACGTCAGCCTTTTCCACCACCTACTCCCTCTGCATCTTTAACTCCTGCCCCAAATTATGGCCCAGTCATTACACGAGATAAAGTCCGTGATGCATTCTTGAGACTTGTGCAG AATAATGATTTCATCGACATGGTATATCGGGAGATGCTGAATGTGCATTATCCTTGA
- the LOC135597321 gene encoding tricetin 3',4',5'-O-trimethyltransferase-like, translated as MGSIKDVLQLTPDEDEEACLYAMQLLGGSVLGMTLKAAVELKLLETIVRAGPGAVLSPSEIAAQLSTDNPQAAVMVDRILRLLAAFRVVSCTVEAGDGGRASRKYGAAPVCKYLTKNEDGVSIAALGLADHDKVLMESWYYLKDAVLEGGIPFDKAYGMTAFEYPGTDARFNQVFNEGMRNHSTIFTRKLLQKYRGFDDVKVLVDVGGGTGGTLRLITSEHPHIKGVNFDLPHVISDAPPSPGVEHVSGDMFESVPTEGDAIFMKWILHDWSDEHCLKLLKNCWRALSEDGKVIVMENVMPVVPKPTPQAQNACVSDLVMLAYNPGGRERTEEEFQDLAREAGFLGFKFTYVFAGSWVIEFTK; from the exons ATGGGATCCATCAAGGACGTGCTGCAGCTGACCCCCGACGAGGACGAGGAGGCGTGCCTGTATGCCATGCAGCTGCTTGGCGGCTCTGTCCTCGGCATGACCCTCAAGGCCGCCGTCGAGCTCAAGCTTCTCGAGACCATCGTCAGGGCCGGCCCTGGAGCCGTGCTGAGCCCCTCCGAAATCGCCGCCCAACTGTCCACCGATAACCCGCAGGCGGCCGTCATGGTTGACCGGATCCTCCGACTGCTCGCCGCCTTCCGCGTGGTCAGCTGTACCGTCGAGGCCGGCGACGGTGGCCGAGCCTCGCGCAAGTACGGTGCGGCGCCTGTCTGCAAGTACTTGACCAAGAACGAGGACGGCGTGTCCATCGCCGCTCTGGGCTTGGCGGACCACGACAAAGTCCTTATGGAATCCTG GTACTACTTGAAGGACGCGGTGTTGGAGGGCGGCATCCCCTTCGACAAGGCCTACGGGATGACGGCGTTCGAGTATCCCGGTACCGACGCCCGGTTCAACCAGGTGTTCAACGAGGGCATGAGGAACCACTCCACCATATTCACCAGAAAGCTGCTCCAGAAATACCGCGGCTTCGACGACGTCAAGGTGCTCGTCgacgtcggcggtggcaccggcgGCACCCTCCGCTTGATAACCTCTGAGCACCCTCACATCAAGGGCGTCAATTTCGACCTCCCTCATGTCATCTCCGACGCACCACCTAGCCCAG GTGTAGAGCACGTCAGCGGGGACATGTTTGAGAGCGTGCCAACCGAAGGAGACGCCATTTTTATGAAG TGGATTCTTCATGATTGGAGCGACGAGCACTGCTTAAAGCTACTGAAGAATTGTTGGAGAGCTTTGTCGGAAGACGGAAAAGTGATAGTGATGGAAAATGTAATGCCAGTGGTACCAAAGCCAACTCCACAAGCTCAGAATGCTTGCGTATCAGATCTTGTTATGTTGGCATACAATCCTGGAGGCCGAGAGAGGACCGAGGAAGAGTTCCAAGACTTGGCAAGGGAGGCTGGATTCCTAGGATTCAAGTTCACATATGTGTTTGCTGGTTCTTGGGTCATAGAATTCACCAAGTAG